The nucleotide sequence CTCCCTTTACATTGATATTATATATTCTATCTAAATCTTCTTCTGAAGTATTCTCAATATTACCGATGTGGGCAATACCAGCATTATTAATTAATACATTTATAGTCTTATTATTTTTTATTTTATTGAAAACGTTTTGAGTCTCCATAAAATTAGAAATATCGCAGGCTATAAATTCTAGACTTCCCTCAAAATTCTTTGTCTCTGCTTTTATTGTACTCTCTTTATCTATATTTAGATCTAAAATAATGACATGGGCTCCGTGGGCTACGAACTTTCTAGAAATAGCTTCACCAATACCGCTACTTCCTCCCGTAATAACTACATTCTTTCCTGATAAGCTAAAGTCTGATTTCATCAAATTACTTGTTTCTGTTTGCATAATCTTTATAAAGCTGACGCCAGTTTCTTCCGTTGGCATTCAGGTAGTTCTCAGCTTTGGTTTTATATATCTCAAAAATTGCAGAAATTTCTTCCATGTTTTTAAAATCAATAGATTGCTCTCTAGCTCTTTCCAGAAGTTCTCTTATATAAGTTTCTTCTTTTCCTGAAAGATCAGGAACTATGGCATGATATCCTTTCATCGTAAAACTAACTTTGCCAACACTATGCTTATCTAAAATTTGATTTACCTCTTCTTCAGAAAGATCTCTACGTAAACCAGACATTAAGTTTTCATGAATTTTTGGTGATTTTCCAGAATGTGCTATTATTCTTCTATCCAATTCTGTCAACTTATCACCTGTTTTTGGATTTATTCCTTCAGGTACTTCGGTATATGGGTGAGAATTATGGTAATCTCGAATAGTCTTAAGATGATTAGATACCAACTTTTCAACTCTTTCAATTTTCAAGCTATCTTTTAAATTAAGACTAGAGACCCATTGTGAAGCTTTAGTTTCCTGATCAAGATCACTCTTCGCTTTTCTTGTTGCAGTATTTTGAGCACTACTTATTAAACTGCCTATTAAAAATAGAAATACCAGAACATTTTTATTCATTTTCATTAAGAAATAGCATTAATTAATTCAAATATAAACTTCGAATTAAAAACCTAATTTTCTATCCTGTACCGTCCAGTAATTCTAATTGTGCTAATTCACATTAGTAGTAAGCTTTAAACTTAAGCCAATTTAATAATAATGTGGGCCATATGTTATAATTAAGATGCTCTGCTAAACCAAAACCGTGACCTCCATTTTCGTAAATATGAATTTCAGCAGAAACATTATGTTCTTTTAGCGCTTTTAAATAAGTTAGACTATTTTCTACCGGTACAGCATGATCATCCATCGCATGAACTAAAAATGTTGGTGGTGTATTTTCTGAAACCTGAGTTTCATTTGAAAAATGTTCAACTAAATCTATCGAAGGAGTTTCTCCCAAAAGTCGTCTTCTCGAACCTTGATGTGTAATTTCGTTAGTTAAACTTATTACTGGGTAAACCAAAATTGCAAAATCCGGCCGAGCACTTTTATTCATCGTTTCTGAATAAACATTTTTATCGAAATGAGTAGAAAGTGTGGCTGCTAAATGTCCTCCTGCCGAAAAACCCATAATTCCTATTTCATCTGAATCAAGATTCCATTTTTCAGCATTATTCCTAACCAGTCTTACTGCCCGCTGTGCATCCTGAAGTGGCCCAACAGATTTATTTTCCATAATTCGGTCATCTGGTAATCTATATTTAACTACAAAGGCAGAAATTCCTTCTGAAGCTAACCATTCTGCAACCTTAAAACCTTCCTTGCTCATCGATAAATGGCTATAACCGCCCCCTGGGAAAATAACAACAGCACTTTTAGATGAATTCTCCTTAGCTAAAAATGCATAAATTTTTGGTTCCTTTACCATACTAGCTCTAGAAAGCTGATCATTCTCAAACTTCTGTTCTTCCTCAACATTCTCATTTTCTATACTTCCGGGAATTTTATCTTCCCAAAGATTTAACTCCATGTCTTGAGCATTTAAAATTGTACAAGTAAAAAAACTAATTAATATAAAAGTTCGTAATCTCATAATCTATCTAATTATTAATAAACAACGGCACTAAATGTCTTTGGTAAAGATTGAAAGTTACATTCTCCTCGATTTTGTTACGGCAAGAATCCAACAAACTATAAAATTCATCTTTTTCTCCGGCAATTTTGTAAGCGCAATGCATCAATTGCCTAAAATGAGGATTGTAATTTTGGTTTGCAGAATCATGCCTTAAAGCTTCAGCAAATACTTCTCCGGTTTCAAATGCATTTTTCTGCGGAAGTTTTTCTTTGTCGATATCCAAAACTTCCGTATAATTTTCAGTAAGTTCATCATAGCGATCTAGAGCTTCAGTATATAATTGCTGAATAAACTCAAAAGCCTTGCCACCACTTTCTGCTAAACCAATAGCTTCTTCCAGCCATGTCGTTCCAGCAGTTTTTAAATGTAAACCGCTATTATGCTTTTTTATCAGTTTATTGATTATGGGATAAATCGAAAATTTATCGCTCCCACTATGCACGCTTAATTTTAATTCTTCAGGTAAACCAAATTCAGTTTTAACGAATTTCAATACGCATAAATCAGCTTCAAATTCTTTGTTGAATTGTTCTAAATCTCCTTCGTAATCGATTCCTTTATAAAAGTTACCGGTGAATTTTGGAGCGATAGTAGTGACCGGCACTTTATAAAATGCCAAAGCTGAAAGCACGAAAAATAATTCGGTTGGCGTTTGTGGATTTTCGACTTCATCGATAGAAACTTCCGTATAAAAAGTGTCTTCTTTATTCGATTTGATATGAAAATAAACCTCGGAAGCCTTCTTCATAGCAAAAAGAAAAGTATTCGTCATTTCTTGAAATTGTGCTTCAGAAATATCGATTTTGGCTATAATTCCTTCAATTTTAAAAGGTGATAAATAATCCTGAAAAAACTCTTTAAAAGCTCTGATATTTTTTGAATCCGACTTCTTATTGATATAATTAGTGACATCGATCGTAAAAAAATTGCTGTTATTCAAAAAAGGATCTACAGTTTCTTTGTTTATATGATCGGCATCTACAAAATAATCTTGTGTGAAATTTAGCTCGGTTGTTGCGTTATCCGCTTCTTCTAGTACACTTTTCGGCTGGGTATTTACCGTTTGATGTTCTCGATTTGATTTGTTCCAAACCGGCGTAACAGCTACTCCGTCTTTCTGAATCTTTATAATGGCTTCTAACTGCGCTTTACCTTCTTTTCCAAATCGATCTCCCGTTCCAAATGAAAATTTCCCTAATTCTGCCATATTTTAAATTTTAAGATTAATTTTTGCCTACATCTTTTCCTGCTGCGGTTGGTACTCCGGCTTCCTCGCCGATAATAAGATTATCTACTACTACATTTTGAGTGTTAGTAATGGTAGTTCCGTTTTTTGCTTTGTTGACTTTGATATTTTTTAACTGAACATTTTCTACTTTGCTTTCTTCAAATCCCTGAATAACCACTGCGGCTCCTGTAACCTCCTCACAATGAATATCGTTAATATAAATATCGGAAATTTTTGAGTTATGTCCTGATCCCTCTCCGTGATAATAAGAAGTGATATAAAAAAGATCCTCTGTTTTATCGAATTTCAAATTATCGACATAAATATCTTTAATATAACCGCCACGATCGGGATTGGTCTTAAAATAGATCCCGCGTTTTAGGTAGCCGTGCGCTTTGCAATTTTGCACAAAAACATTCCGCACGCCAGCACTCATTTCGCTCCCAATTACAAAGGCATGAAGGCCTTTCAGCAAACAGTTTCTCATCACAATATTTTCTGAAGGAGTTGCTGAATTGGCCCTGCCTTCATCATCTCTCCCGGCTTTTATAGCTACGTTATCATCGCCGTTATCGAAAGTGATATTTTCAATCAAAACATCGCTGGTGTATTCTAAATCGATCCCATCATTATTGCTATTATGCGAATCGTAGGATAGTCCGCGTAAAGTAGCGCTTTTACATTTTAATAAATGTACACACCAAAATGGGGCATTTTCAATACGAATATTTTCTATTAAAATGTTCTCTGAATTGACCAATTGTAGCAACTGCGGACGCAGATAACCTCCTTCTCCAAATTGCCGATCTTTCAGCGGAGTAGCATTATGGTTCATTTCTCTACTTTTTTGCTTAGCAGGATCTTCTTTTGCCTTCCAAGTTTGCCAAAATTCTTTACCGTTTCCGTTGATTGTACCGCTTCCTGTAATGGCTACATTTTCAAGATCTTTTCCGTAAATCAGCGGACTATAATTATAAAGCATCGTTCCTTCCCAACTGGTAAGTACCATTGGATAATCTTTAGGATTTGTTCCAAAATTCAGCAAGACGTCTTCAGATAAATGAAGTTCCATATTGCTGGTTAAATGAATTGGTCCATTTATTTGATAT is from Zunongwangia endophytica and encodes:
- a CDS encoding alpha/beta hydrolase — its product is MELNLWEDKIPGSIENENVEEEQKFENDQLSRASMVKEPKIYAFLAKENSSKSAVVIFPGGGYSHLSMSKEGFKVAEWLASEGISAFVVKYRLPDDRIMENKSVGPLQDAQRAVRLVRNNAEKWNLDSDEIGIMGFSAGGHLAATLSTHFDKNVYSETMNKSARPDFAILVYPVISLTNEITHQGSRRRLLGETPSIDLVEHFSNETQVSENTPPTFLVHAMDDHAVPVENSLTYLKALKEHNVSAEIHIYENGGHGFGLAEHLNYNIWPTLLLNWLKFKAYY
- a CDS encoding glycoside hydrolase family 28 protein, producing the protein MKNKIILFILLLFPLLNFGQLSSEEKKAKIDEIVNRIQLPEIPNVEVSVLDYGATPNSVKNSKKAFDKAIKALKKKGGGKLIVPNGEYQINGPIHLTSNMELHLSEDVLLNFGTNPKDYPMVLTSWEGTMLYNYSPLIYGKDLENVAITGSGTINGNGKEFWQTWKAKEDPAKQKSREMNHNATPLKDRQFGEGGYLRPQLLQLVNSENILIENIRIENAPFWCVHLLKCKSATLRGLSYDSHNSNNDGIDLEYTSDVLIENITFDNGDDNVAIKAGRDDEGRANSATPSENIVMRNCLLKGLHAFVIGSEMSAGVRNVFVQNCKAHGYLKRGIYFKTNPDRGGYIKDIYVDNLKFDKTEDLFYITSYYHGEGSGHNSKISDIYINDIHCEEVTGAAVVIQGFEESKVENVQLKNIKVNKAKNGTTITNTQNVVVDNLIIGEEAGVPTAAGKDVGKN
- a CDS encoding DUF3826 domain-containing protein → MNKNVLVFLFLIGSLISSAQNTATRKAKSDLDQETKASQWVSSLNLKDSLKIERVEKLVSNHLKTIRDYHNSHPYTEVPEGINPKTGDKLTELDRRIIAHSGKSPKIHENLMSGLRRDLSEEEVNQILDKHSVGKVSFTMKGYHAIVPDLSGKEETYIRELLERAREQSIDFKNMEEISAIFEIYKTKAENYLNANGRNWRQLYKDYANRNK
- a CDS encoding tagaturonate epimerase family protein encodes the protein MAELGKFSFGTGDRFGKEGKAQLEAIIKIQKDGVAVTPVWNKSNREHQTVNTQPKSVLEEADNATTELNFTQDYFVDADHINKETVDPFLNNSNFFTIDVTNYINKKSDSKNIRAFKEFFQDYLSPFKIEGIIAKIDISEAQFQEMTNTFLFAMKKASEVYFHIKSNKEDTFYTEVSIDEVENPQTPTELFFVLSALAFYKVPVTTIAPKFTGNFYKGIDYEGDLEQFNKEFEADLCVLKFVKTEFGLPEELKLSVHSGSDKFSIYPIINKLIKKHNSGLHLKTAGTTWLEEAIGLAESGGKAFEFIQQLYTEALDRYDELTENYTEVLDIDKEKLPQKNAFETGEVFAEALRHDSANQNYNPHFRQLMHCAYKIAGEKDEFYSLLDSCRNKIEENVTFNLYQRHLVPLFINN